TGTTTGGATGAGCCTCCACTGATTAATCCATATATATGTTGTATACGaagacaaaaagataagtcctgcgctcactcccatcactcctgggcggcagcaacgaccaccatagtacacatcagcccaaatatatacagtaaaaaccaaagaaaaagttacctccACTGTCTCCTAAatccatatgtatatttaaacaaatggaggtcattcagttactccaatggccattggagggaatgcctgcctgccaacgtcaaggcagacccccccccccccaggcgggtcctacactgacctttcaccttgcttccttgagcttctggaaaaGGTATCTCTAATGAAGATGATAGGTTGTATATGGACAAACGCTGCTTACCTGCCAGAGGCTATTTGATTTGGTTGTTTTGTAAGTAAAATTAGGCagctatgcaaaaaaatgaaaatgcatGACTAATAGTCACAGCTCATTCATAGTTTAGTGAAAATGGTGTTGGCTAGTTAGAAAGAGAAAACTCTGTATTAAGATTTATGCTAAGCAGAGTTTGCGTTCTAAATAAGGCCTATTGATGTCAGTAACTGaatcaaaataatattttatattttattttctaattttggGCAGGATTGTGCAATCACTATCAAAGTGATCACAATGTATATTTTCTGAAgctttttttctctcattttagaaagtgcagatttcaagaaTCTGTGCatggtttaatttattttaaatttggaaCGTGATGGAGGTTTTTGTTACCACCTGTTCTTTAGATATACTTGACGTCTAATAACCTGTGATCATCTTGTTTTCTAGGGTGCAGGTACTTCTGAGAATGTGTTGATTGAAATTCTAGCCTCTAGAAGTACAGATGAGGTGAATCACATCAAACAAGTCTACAAAAAAGGCAAAGATAATTCATAAATTTAGCAAAAATCTCTACACTGCATGCACAATTTTCCTCTCCTTGTTGAGATTTGCCGAATTTTCTATTAATCAATTCTCAAATGTTTGtcagggcttattcactaaagtgagaattcaaagttaaaaatcaaaatagacaaactggaaaatTCTGTCCGCTGTGTTTTCAATGAATCTACTTCACTTTAGTAAAACACCCTGTGTATGTCTCCAGTTTACCACTAAAATGGTACATCCTCTCTTTGTTCCTTTTTATAATCCGTACTCTCTAAGCACTGTCCAACATCTTTCAGTATTACGTTTGTTACTCCAGTATTACTCTATTATTTGTTTGCTGTGCAATAAAATTACAATAGGTGTATATCTTGTCACCGAAGCATATATGGAAAGGGGAAGATAAAAGTATGAATTCTATAGTTGCTGGCTGAATGAAAAGAAGACATTCAGAAAAAAGTGAATTAAGAATAAAATTGTCTTGTTCTCCACTTTTTCACAATGTGTAATCTCGTGGTCTTAGAAATGTTTTTGGAAGCTGCTTTTTGAATTTGGATTGGGggcggtgcttttttttttttttttttttttttatatatctacctGGCTATCTGATAATCTAGTGTATATTCCCTCTAATTGTGGATCACTACATTAACTTTAGTGTGTCtgaataaatatgtgtatatgtctttaTCTCTTTATAAAGATGTATGTATTTTCCCTTTCAGAATATGAAAGTGAATTGGAAGACAGCATAACTGGGGATACATCTGGATATTTTCAGAGGATGCTAGTTGTTCTTGTCCAggtaatatatatttgtttatgtatatattattccaACTATTTACCCTACCTGCTTAAAGTGTAACTTGCAGTAATGTAACTTGCACCATTGACTCAAACATTGAAAAGATGATCAAAGTGCAAGGCAAAACCACTGcagacattgcaaatggggaggagaaatagaagtatttTTTAATTTCTCCTGATTATCAGCAGAGATGGATTATACTGCTGTGTCCAAGCACTGAAATAAGAAATAAATGCTTATTGTGATTTTTAAGTGTGTTTTTGTTAGCATTTTTTTCTAGTGAAAGGTAttacgtttttttttcttcagtctgtgaaattattttttttttatgtttattaacaaaaatattaaaccatttagATTGTGTGATTGCATTCTTTTATTCCACGTGAGgtctattaaatgtatttttaaattttttttcgtATAGATCGACTACCTTAATTTGCaatctatttgaatttgtttgccTGTGTGTCTACAGATTTGATTATTGGTAAGGGGAGGGGTTATTTTCAAGGGTGTTAATCGCTTAagttaaaaacagtttaaagcaGACATTAAAAggaaatgaaaacaaaatcaaacacaatgttaaaaaaataaataaaataaaataagtccaATCTGATTTTATTCAAATAGAAAGTGTTACTAATTCTGCTCTTTAGTGTTAAGGATAATTTTTGTTTACTTGCTCCAAACATGTATTGTGTATTGTTTTAGGCCAACAGAGACCCAGACTCTAAAGTGAATGACTCCATTGTTGAGAAAGATGCACAGGTCAGTGATTCTTCCCTTCACAACTTCCTTTTGTTATACTGATAAAGGAAGAATTTTAATTTGGGCCTTGCAGTTGGTGATGGTGGTTGATGGACCTTTTTTGGCATAGCAATAAGAGCAATCtgtgatattaattttaaaattgttCCTGCTTTTGCGTTGTTACAGGATTTGTTTAAAGCAGGAGAGATGAAGTGGGGCACTGATGAAGAAAAATTTATCACCATTTTGGGTACTCGCAGCATTGCTCATTTAAGGAAAGGTAAGACATTCAaactattaatttatttttataattgcatGTTATGGTATTGGGGGATTTGTTTATCCTCTGATCTTATTAATGTATATGCTAATTTTTCATTTTGGTAATGCTACTGGATTTAAAATGACCcaaagtgtgtttttgtatgtggtGGCAACTTTCTAAAAGTAGATATAAAAAAAGCACCCTTGCTTTCAGTTCTGAGGTTtgactttattttcctcagcatatTAATTTTTGgggaaaacttttatttttttcatgtctaATTTTTCTTAAATTTTAATTAAACGTTTTAATGCGTTTCCACATAAATTTGCTGCCCTTGCCGTTTGACTGCAGGTAATGTTAGTTTGAAATGACTAATTTTAAGTAGAACTTTCGGCAAACTTTGGAAAGCCTTACACTGTTCACAGATGGAAAGGATTAAAATTATTTAGGCATgagatttccccccccctcccccctcccctttttataATCCAGTGGAAAAATGTAGTGTTTCAGTTtgtggtttcttttcttttttttcttttttttttctctctctgccTTTCTGCACAGTTCTTGTGAGAATTATAGATTTTTGAAGATTTAATGCAGTGCATGTTTCACTATATATTCATTTGTACAGTTCTGCAAACAGTTCTGCAAACAGACTGCGAGCTTGTATGAGCAAGGCCCTCACCagtttgttattgtgtgtctAACTTGTTCTGTtgtaattgtacagcactgtggaatttgttggttttataaataataaacttATTTAAGCTTTAGAAAATGCCAGGGCATGACCCAGTGCTAGTGCTAGATTCGACATCCTATGAAAGATGGAATGAATCATTTTGCTTCATATATGTATGACACATGGTAAAGTAGTAATTAAAAACCttgtaatataaaacaaatattatgcCTATGTTTGAGATCTGCAGCCTTTACTTCATTTCAGTATTTGACAAGTATATGACCATCTCTGGATACCAAATTGAAGAATCCATTGACCGTGAGACATCTGGCCAACTAGAAAAGCTACTCCTtgcaattggtaaaaaaaaatgtttatttattttaaaatttacatCTGATCCCTATTGAATCGTCAACTGTATGAACTATATTTTTGCAGCTGTTCCGTAATATATAAACCCCATATAGATGTTTAAAGCATTGCAGCACAACTGAAATGGACAGGCCAGACATGATACCATGAGAGCCCTGGGTGTAATGTTTACGATGATAGACGAGTACCCCCAGTCCTTCCTGTTATGGACAGATGCCGAGCAAGCATTTGACAGTGGAGTCAGATCGTTGGGAGATATTCTCCCTTTACAAAGCAAAGGCAATGGAGTAATATGGTTCGCTCCCCAATTACAAAGCTAATCTCTCCTCTCCAAATCCCATATCTTGCCTCTAAAGCTAACCCAGAGGATCAAATCAGAAATCCGAAAAGGATGAGCATTCCAGTGGTTAAGTACATGCATTCGATACTTGGGTATCGAACTGTCCATGCAGGAGTCTCCTCTGTAGGAGGAAAATTTTGCTTCCCTGTTGGAATCTAGAAAGGGTTTTGAGATGAATGTCCTTCCTCACCTTTTAGACTTAATCTAGACCATTCCAATATCCAtgctaacacttttttttccaaGTCCTTGAGACAGACATGTTTGTGGGTTTTGTGTGGGCTCACAAGAGACCCAGACTTAAATGACATATGAAGAAGGTAGATGGTACCAAATAGAGAACAGATTGGCGGGTTAACTAAACAAGTGCTCCCATATCCAGTCTCTATACCTAAAATAAAAACTGCTCAACCAGTATGCAGCGAAACGTTGCTAGTTATAGAGTTCCAAAAATGCGGTATTACTAGCAAAGTTTCGCTGCATACTGGTTACAGTTTTTATTTTGGGTATAGAGACTGGATATGGGAGCACTTGTTTAATTAACCCGTTCCAATCTCTTCTCTATTTGTTACTTTTCTGGGTTATGCCCTAAATACCCTACAACCATTACATCCTCAGTGGGGGGATTCTGTTCACTCACTACGGCTGTACAGTTCAGTTCTAAGGTAGATGGTAGTATGGTGCATATTCGTATGGAGTCCTGTTacaatgtgtttatttaaccagAATAGTGTAGAAACCGCCTAATGGAGGCCtgcagcaatatttttttttttacatggttaCAACTAGGCTAAATATTTACTCACATCCTTCTCCTCTGCTCCTGCTGTCACATAACCTGGCATTTCTTCCAGGTATCCCAAACTTTGTATGTAACTTTTTAGACATTCCTCCCTTGCGGTGGTTTCAGCTTCACATTTGGTAGTGCAGTGACAGAGAAACATCCAAACTCAATGGTGGGGGAATGGCTGAGTAGATTGGAGGATACCAGACTGGCAGAACTAATGCTGGCTTTCTCCCATGATGGATCGGATAGATGGGTTCTGATATGGGACTACTATATTGAatcagaggggggaggggaggaatgcCCCCACGTGCATTCAATACGAAATATCTATTTCTTGAAGTTCTTGAAAATAATCATAAATGTTCTTTTCTGAAAAATGAAAACTTTAATATGACCGATGGTTACTTTGTTGTATGAGGTTTGTGGTGAAGATGTGCTGTTTTTGTATTTGGAATATTCTTTTCAATGTGATTGGGCTTTCAAGCTTAGAAGTTTTACAACCAGTCCATCTTTCTGTAACCGTTATGTGAATTGTTCCAAAAAAgatattaaaagaaataaaaggtTAACATTCTTTCACGGAGAGCTCAAGCCTAAAatggatagtgtgtgtgtttgtttatttacatttttttttttttataacttgcaCTTACATGtgatttattataaatatttttatatatatatatattttttttattagtgaaaTGTGTCCGGAGTGTTCCTGGATACTTTGCAGAAACTCTCTATAATGCAATAAAGGTTAGTGCAAGCTTGTCTTCCATTATTATCCTTTGTATTTGTAACCAATTTTACCATATGTGACTGCAAGAAAAATTGACCTGTTGAGAGATTTTATAGGTGCTTAAACGATCTTAAATTAACACACCAGGCTGGAGTTAACACATTCATTTCTTTATGCATTATGAAGTTTTATGCAACTAGTGAAGTAAATTTTGCCAAATTATGATGCACACGTGTATAGCATTGCTTGGGTAGGCaagcttcagcactccagatgttgttgactacatctcccttgatgctttgccagcattatgcctACTAGAACATAATGTGAGATGTGGTCTACAAGATATGCACTTACAAAGGTTGCCTTCACCTGGGCCTAGCCTTATCCCCTTATGAACACAGCAACAATTTCCTGCAGTTCTAGTTAAATTTCTGCTATAAATATTCAGTCAAGACACCTCCACTTGGTATGGAGATGGGATTATTGATCAGtttcttttatttaaaagcaaACCTGACGATTACTAATTAAAACACCAATTATAATGAATTGTAACCTAGGTTATGCATTGCACCTAAAGTATGgatgccttttaaccccttaaggacacagcttcaaaagcttgtcttgcacataatgacacaagcaatctttgaatttttttgtttgcgttcaactgcaattagcattttactaatttattgcaccaacacattatataccgtttatttttttttaaaaggacaaaaagggctttcatttgacgtaacatattcatatataaatgcatatttattataaaaatacaaaaaaaaaggaaaaatatgggggttttattttacagtttttgcaataatatgtGCATAATTGGtgcaggttaaagggacactatagtcacctcaacaacttcaacttaatgaggttgttcaggtgagaactatagctccttgcagcctttctcatgtaaacactgtattttctgaaaaaatacagtgtttacattgaaagctaggaacacctctagttgcagtcactcatactgctaccagagggacttccgagttgctGGATGTGTAATTTGCATCCATCCACTCAGATGCCCTGTCAGCAGACCGGGCACTGTGCACAAGCATCCTGTCTCCCTGAGGCTGTCAGCAGGCGTAGGATTGTGGGAGATAAGATCTACTGtatgtatttacagtagaattttgagagacggatttgatgggcatatgcttcaatttggggtagtatagcagtttgactgttaaaacaaaacaaaaaaaacacaaaacaaaaaatcccacaaaggcctaccatttgtaaaagtaggcacctcagggtatttcaaaaggcatattttaaaccttagcgtaggataattcttttgctagtttgtaccaagtctagtagcaattagcatttgaagaggcacatttgagacacaccaatttaatatttttcaaaagtggatgctgggcctaAAAGTATCATTTTAGCAGCTCATGATTGCAAATTACTTCTCAAAGACcacatctatttttaaatataagcagcTCATTAATTCAAATTTCATACTATTTGCTCTGAAAGGGGGAATATTTGACATAAGCTTATCAGGGggtagtacccagtcatctgcatcCCGGGCAACGCTGTCATGAATTTTGGAACCAAAACACAGACCAcatagagagagaacacagagagagaaacttgtaatactggcctctgagtcggctgctaacagggcataagcctcctctgcgctatacttcCTAAGCATTATGTATTAAGGTAATAaactttaaataataattaaactttcatttttttaacttttttttttcttttcttttcacccCTAACTAGCTTATcactaaattccccaattcccactaaattctaCCCACCCCAacgaactaaatcacaaattaataaaattaaataataaaatttaacagtTTAGGgttactaaaaaataaaatttaactttaaaaaaaaaaaaaaaaatagatcacagtaaagtactgtgatctgtattttgatcactgctggCTGTGATCAATCAGCAGGgcaagggttattttttttttaaaagaacaggGTAAAGGGGATTTGGAACCTCTTTAGACAATTTATTCACTTCAGGCACACAATGTAACAACGATCCCTCTCTCTCCACTTCAAAAACCCACAAGAGGCGGatctgatatcccagcagcattgtgaccgctgtgactggctgtcacagcgttCACGTGGGCTGGGACATCGCAATTTGCTGTTgccggtctgcccctgactcggatgcACCCAGCAACAGTATTAATCTCGCGATCGCCAGCACTGTGGCGATCTGTGGTTAATTTTAGTGCATGATAGACCGGGTTCGTCATCTGGCgttaagtgcttccccagcatAACGTACCCGGTCCGTCATCCGTCATTAAGGGGTGAAGGGACATGCCAAGcactaaaattattacatattctctcacaaatgtaaatattgctgaTTCTGAGCaacagcagtgtttacatttgtaaGAAAAcacctctctagtggctgtcggggGAAAATGTTTAATAATCACTATTCATTTGCATCATATAATGCATATCCTATATATAAGGACAACATAACTCTCTGTATGGTTGACTTTTTTAAGGTTacctaaatacatatatacatataagtatAACATAATTGATTTATACTTTTCAGAGTTGTTTTGTTCAGAATATAAcatgttatgttatatttttgttgtgcaatttcacattccatatattttacataaaGACATAATGTCATTTTTGCAGTTCATAGTGCCGCaactataaataaaaacaaattcttGGCATATTAGTTAATGTAGGTTCCCTGAATGCCAAAATTACTGTATGTAATGTGGGTATACAGTAAATACAAAGCTTTCCACCACTCTGTCTGCGGTTGTAATTGCttgctttctaaaaaaaaaagtgtagcttAAAAATGCAGAATGTCACTTTTCAAAAGCCTAAACAGTTTTtataataatgtgtgtgtattatatttacaTTGTGTGACTTGTATATTTCAGCTTAATAGTTAATACACAATGTTAACATTATTTAATAATACTTTTTACTACCTTTTAATCTGGCTCGTTTTCAAAGATGAGATTAatttaaatatcagtgtctacttgtttttatttggaatttaaatcaatacAAATTCCTTTCTCGAGGCAAGAGTACTTGCCTACATGGGTTCTTCTCtgtaaaaggttgagaaacactggTGTAGTTGAtgcctctaggcacagtgagtaaGTGTCTGGATGTGTCCACCTCTCTATTACCCTTTTCACTTAGGGAGACCCTAGTCTTATGCAAATTAGTATGTGACCTAAGCAGGAACTAACAGAAGGGCAAGCTGTTACATTTTTGCCCATTTATTCATATCTTTTTGTGCATCATTTAAATAAACTGTTGTGCTTCTTTTTCCATGTATAGATCCAAATAATTTGTACCAAAGacaggaaaaagtttttttttttatttattttttattatatataattacattttccCACTATACAGGGTGCTGGCACTGATGACTGCACTTTGATAAGAGTTATGGTTTCCAGGAGTGAGATTGACTTACTTGATATAAGACATGAATTCCGTAAACATTTTGGCAAATCCCTGCACCAAGCCATTAAGGTAAACCTATATAAGAATCTGTGTACTCCAGAAAGGCACGAACCGGTCATTTTAAGACTTTTTCAATTGTCTACTCCATCACCCTAATAAACCCTTCCGCTGACTACTCTAAATCTTTGCTACAGTAGAAATATAATAGTGTTTTATAACAAGATCTAAGTAAACATTCTGTAGGTATATGTCACTTTAATGCTTGTATAGTATTATCTTACTGAAATAATACTGGCCTATATTTTTGTATACATGGCATTTTAAACTAACTTACCTCATTATTGAACAAGCTTTAAGTTAGTGCTGACCATTACATCATGAACCCCAGACAATCTACAACACTGGAAAAAACATATGTTTTTAGAATAAATCCATGTATACAACCTATTTGCTTTtatggaaaataaagaaaatctcCCATTGAGCAAAGCGGTGATATTGGTGATTTGGGCTACTTACATGATTCGTAGATTAAATGGGCCGTATTTTCAAGTACAATACACTTGTACACATTGTATTGGTTTAAACCTaggtttatttatatatgtatttagtaCATACCAACAGAGTTGTCGTAGAGAAAAAAgtatggatgaaaaccccttccatctgaattaagtggatagttaatacattgctaaacacatgcacataccagtcaagccataataatttgcatacgcctacccagaatgccttgcagtagtgagagcattgttaaagtgagatttctgtgggaaaagcaaggcttatggcttgactggtgtgtgtatttgtgtttagcaatgtattaactgtatttaaaaaaaatggctttTTAATTGAACTACATATGTAATGCAGCACACTAATTCAGTTtttccagttaaaaaaaaaaaaatgtgtgtgtgtgtgtgtgtgtatatatatatatatatatatatatatatatatatatatatatttttttttttttttttttacatagccgTAATTTTATCATCCCAGTAACTAATTCTTCTTGTTTCAATTTAAACCTCTGACTCAATGTGGTTTTTCTGTGAGTCTTATGATTACAATTTCTTCCAGGGAGATACATCTGGCGACTACAGGAATACCCTCCTCCTCCTGTGCGCTGGAGATGATGAGTAACATTTCCATTGTCAAGAAGGAATCCCGCTTTTGGCAAACCATGTGTGCTGTTCCAGAGCCTCTCCCAGAGCCATGTAGTAATGCTTTGTCACCATGCTTATTTTACAGCATATCGTATTCATAGCTTAGTTAAAAGGAATACTTTAACCAAAGTTAATATGAACTCTTTTCAGGTTTATTCTAGATTGGAACCGCATTGCAGGTGCTAtttgtttttatgcattttgGCTGCGTAAAAGTTATTTGTTTAGATAGACCTATTTCCTTAAAATGTTAGAGCCTTAGAGGGATTTGTGCCCCATATTTGCAATATATCCTCACACATGGTTTACTTTTATACATTATTCATCCAAGACCATTTTGTGCAAGATGTAGTTTATTCTGCTCAAAACCTACATTTCAGTCTGCAATTAGAccatttattgctttttttttttttttaagctttcacTTGACAGCTTGAACAGCAAATAACAACTGCAGTAACTCTGAACTATTTTAAGAAAATGTTGTTTTGTGGTCTATCCTTCactcaaaataaataaaccattttTCCTAGCAACTATTTGTGGTTCGTGTGTTAAATATGTACAACATCTTTACGGTAAGAGGAATGCAttcatgaatatatatttttagggtttgttttttgtttttgtatcaaattattttaaatttctttacaaataaaacttttttttactaaaacaattACTTCTAAAACCTAGAACTAAGCAGGATGTTTCACATCTTGATAAAAAGGCAATGAATGGTGGTCACAAAACAATCTTATTGCTAAATGTTTGGAGTAGTTGCACGCTTTTAGGAACTTCTAATCGTTTTGGGAAGTAATTGCAGGTTCTGTTCTGGGTTTTATTCATGTTCTATTCTCTGAACCAACAAAATACGTGGCAAATTCAAAATCTggaggaaaaaaacacaaaaaaaaaacaaatcaatccGCTCAGGCGTTAATGTAGCATGCAGTTTATTTCAATCATATTATGAATATAGCAAGATGACAATAAGGGAGAGGGGAGAAGCACTGGGTAGATACTGGCACTTTTCATGCCAGATTGGCACTTCCTCAGAGTCAAGCAGCTGTATGTCTTTCAAACCACCCACCACAGCAACCAGTTCTAAAAGATATTGCCTTTTTgtacttttctttttacattttttttatatagaatggGAAACTTGCAACCGTTTCTGTTCATTTCAATCGCTATAATTAGTGTGTTTTCTGAGTATTGTAGTTCAGCTGCCGGCTTTTTATAGCCGAACTGAATTGTAACTGGATCATACCTCTGCAGTCttgctgcttaaaggaccactctag
Above is a genomic segment from Pelobates fuscus isolate aPelFus1 chromosome 6, aPelFus1.pri, whole genome shotgun sequence containing:
- the ANXA5 gene encoding annexin A5; translated protein: MAYKSTRGTVKDFSGFKANEDAEALRKAMKGLGTDEETIFKLLTSRSNAQRQETAAAFKTLFGRDLVDDLKSELTGKFEKLIVGLMTPASMSDAHELRHAIKGAGTSENVLIEILASRSTDEVNHIKQVYKKEYESELEDSITGDTSGYFQRMLVVLVQANRDPDSKVNDSIVEKDAQDLFKAGEMKWGTDEEKFITILGTRSIAHLRKVFDKYMTISGYQIEESIDRETSGQLEKLLLAIVKCVRSVPGYFAETLYNAIKGAGTDDCTLIRVMVSRSEIDLLDIRHEFRKHFGKSLHQAIKGDTSGDYRNTLLLLCAGDDE